A DNA window from Streptomyces canus contains the following coding sequences:
- the prcB gene encoding proteasome subunit beta has translation MTWNENGGRLGEEFFTPGSSSFTEFLAAHRPELLSTRRVLPDGVRAAPDQVPHGTTVLALSYRDGVLIAGDRRATMGNLIAQRDLEKVHPADDHTAVAFAGTVGLALDMVKLYQVELTHFEKIEGVAMTLDGKARRLAGMIRQNLGQAMQGLAVVPLLTGYDPSAPEGERGRIFSFDIAGGLYEKTGFHAEGSGSPYAGGALKKLFRKGLDRREAALAALQALYDAADDDSATGGPDINRRIFPIVSVITEDGFERLSEPETEALSREMVEQRSNRPDGPNATP, from the coding sequence ATGACGTGGAACGAGAACGGCGGACGGTTAGGAGAGGAGTTCTTCACCCCGGGCTCCTCGTCCTTCACCGAGTTCCTGGCGGCCCACCGTCCCGAACTGCTCAGCACGCGCCGCGTCCTGCCCGACGGTGTGCGGGCCGCACCGGATCAGGTGCCGCACGGCACCACCGTGCTGGCCCTCTCCTACCGCGACGGCGTCCTCATCGCCGGTGACCGCAGGGCCACCATGGGCAACCTCATCGCCCAGCGCGACCTGGAGAAGGTGCACCCCGCCGACGACCACACGGCGGTCGCCTTCGCCGGCACCGTCGGACTCGCCCTCGACATGGTCAAGCTGTACCAGGTCGAACTGACGCACTTCGAGAAGATCGAAGGTGTCGCCATGACCCTCGACGGCAAGGCGCGGCGGTTGGCCGGCATGATCCGGCAGAACCTCGGCCAGGCCATGCAGGGCCTCGCCGTGGTCCCCCTCCTCACCGGCTACGACCCCTCCGCGCCCGAGGGCGAACGCGGCCGCATCTTCAGCTTCGACATCGCCGGCGGACTCTACGAGAAGACCGGCTTCCACGCCGAGGGCTCCGGATCGCCGTACGCCGGAGGCGCCCTGAAGAAACTGTTCCGCAAGGGACTCGACCGCCGCGAGGCCGCCCTCGCCGCGCTCCAGGCGCTCTACGACGCGGCCGACGACGACTCCGCGACCGGCGGCCCCGACATCAACCGCCGGATCTTCCCCATCGTCTCCGTCATCACCGAGGACGGCTTCGAGCGACTGTCCGAGCCGGAGACCGAGGCCCTCAGCCGCGAGATGGTCGAACAGCGAAGCAATCGGCCGGACGGGCCGAACGCGACGCCCTGA
- a CDS encoding DUF1003 domain-containing protein: MSKQDSRVIHHPAVVAHRNSRADNVQLRIADAITKFAGSMPFVYLHAVAFVVWMLLLESSPWPTLTLVVSLEAIFLSAFVMIGQNRQAAFQQIKADHDFVEQELELRTNTELTRAIHLMTTELHRRLIEDAAEQ, translated from the coding sequence ATGAGCAAGCAGGACAGCCGGGTCATCCATCACCCCGCAGTGGTTGCGCACCGCAACAGCCGTGCCGACAATGTCCAGTTGCGGATCGCCGACGCCATCACCAAGTTCGCCGGTTCGATGCCGTTCGTCTACCTCCACGCCGTCGCGTTCGTGGTCTGGATGCTTTTGCTCGAGAGCAGCCCCTGGCCCACGTTGACGCTCGTCGTGTCGCTGGAGGCGATCTTCCTCTCCGCGTTCGTCATGATCGGTCAGAACCGGCAGGCGGCCTTCCAGCAGATCAAGGCCGACCACGATTTCGTCGAGCAGGAGTTGGAGCTCAGGACCAACACCGAGCTGACGCGAGCGATCCACCTCATGACCACGGAGCTGCACCGCCGTCTGATCGAGGACGCCGCAGAGCAGTAA
- a CDS encoding GAF and ANTAR domain-containing protein, producing the protein MDEQLLSKTFVELADNLVADFDLIDFLRLLTDRCVGMLDASAAGVLLADRDGKLRVMAASDEQVRVLELFQLQNDEGPCLTCFRTGAPVIVPDLTREIDRWPRFVTAAHRGGFGAVQALPMRLREETVGALNLFRAAPGPFDPPATLVAQALADVATISLLQQRTTQRSTVLNEQLQAALNSRVLIEQAKGKLAERQGIDMERAFTTLRGYARSHNRRLADVARAFIDESEPLYGLGG; encoded by the coding sequence ATGGATGAACAGCTCCTGTCCAAGACTTTCGTCGAGCTGGCCGACAACCTGGTCGCCGACTTCGACCTCATCGACTTCCTGCGCCTGCTGACCGACCGCTGCGTCGGCATGCTCGACGCGAGCGCCGCCGGGGTGCTGCTCGCCGACCGGGACGGCAAACTCCGCGTCATGGCCGCCTCCGACGAACAGGTGCGTGTGCTGGAGCTCTTCCAGCTCCAGAACGACGAGGGCCCCTGCCTCACGTGTTTCCGCACCGGCGCACCGGTGATCGTCCCCGACCTGACCCGGGAGATCGACCGCTGGCCGCGCTTCGTCACGGCTGCTCACCGCGGGGGATTCGGCGCCGTCCAGGCCCTGCCCATGCGCCTGCGGGAGGAGACCGTGGGCGCCCTTAACCTCTTCCGGGCCGCGCCCGGCCCCTTCGACCCGCCCGCCACCCTCGTCGCCCAGGCGCTGGCCGACGTCGCCACCATCAGCCTGCTGCAACAACGCACCACCCAGCGCAGCACCGTGCTGAACGAACAGTTGCAGGCCGCCCTGAACAGCCGGGTACTGATCGAACAGGCCAAGGGGAAGCTCGCCGAACGCCAGGGCATCGACATGGAGCGGGCGTTCACCACGCTGCGCGGCTACGCCCGCTCCCACAACCGTCGCCTGGCCGACGTGGCCCGCGCCTTCATCGACGAGTCCGAACCCCTCTACGGTCTAGGAGGCTGA
- a CDS encoding nucleoside/nucleotide kinase family protein, protein MPLTFDDLLTRARSLAEGEGRAVLGLAGPPGSGKTTLAEHLVRALNGSGDPWVAHVPMDGFHLADVELDRLGLRDRKGAPETFDAGGYAALLRRLREETDGDVVYAPGFERVLEQPIAGAIPVPPTARLIVTEGNYLVLGTGAWTRVRPALDEVWFCALDEDERVRRLVARHEEFGKTHEEALAWVLRSDQRNAELVAATRDRADLVVPVATLPRVDTQV, encoded by the coding sequence GTGCCGCTGACCTTCGACGACCTCCTGACCCGCGCCCGTTCCCTCGCCGAAGGCGAGGGGCGGGCCGTCCTCGGCCTCGCCGGTCCCCCCGGCTCGGGCAAGACGACCCTCGCCGAGCATCTGGTGCGGGCGCTGAACGGCTCCGGGGACCCCTGGGTGGCGCACGTCCCCATGGACGGCTTCCACCTCGCCGACGTGGAGCTGGACCGGCTCGGTCTGCGTGACCGCAAGGGCGCGCCCGAGACCTTCGACGCGGGCGGGTACGCGGCCCTGCTGCGGCGGCTCCGCGAGGAGACGGACGGCGACGTGGTGTACGCGCCGGGTTTCGAGCGGGTGCTCGAGCAGCCGATCGCCGGGGCGATCCCGGTGCCGCCGACGGCCCGTCTGATCGTGACCGAGGGGAACTACCTGGTGCTCGGCACCGGCGCGTGGACGCGAGTCCGGCCCGCTCTGGACGAGGTGTGGTTCTGCGCGCTCGACGAGGACGAGCGGGTGCGCCGACTGGTCGCCCGGCACGAGGAGTTCGGCAAGACCCACGAGGAGGCGTTGGCGTGGGTGCTGCGCTCGGACCAGCGCAACGCGGAGCTGGTGGCTGCGACCCGGGACCGGGCCGACCTGGTGGTGCCGGTGGCGACGCTGCCGCGCGTCGACACACAGGTGTAA
- a CDS encoding PRC-barrel domain-containing protein, which yields MIHAADVREWRNRDVVDAESHKIGVLEAIYVDTTTDEPAMATVRTGLPTRHRLVFVPIDNAIAGPGYLRVGYVRTLVKQAPSIGTDDVLPAEQEEAVFKHYGLPYQSGAAGERQLARR from the coding sequence ATGATTCACGCAGCTGACGTCCGAGAGTGGCGCAACCGCGATGTCGTCGACGCCGAGTCGCACAAGATCGGTGTCCTGGAGGCGATCTATGTGGACACCACCACCGACGAGCCTGCCATGGCCACGGTGCGGACCGGACTGCCCACCCGGCACCGTCTGGTCTTCGTCCCCATTGACAACGCGATCGCCGGGCCGGGCTATCTCAGGGTCGGCTATGTCAGAACGCTGGTGAAGCAGGCCCCTTCGATCGGCACCGACGACGTGCTGCCCGCCGAGCAGGAGGAAGCGGTGTTCAAGCACTACGGACTGCCTTACCAGTCCGGCGCGGCAGGCGAACGGCAGTTGGCGCGCCGCTGA
- a CDS encoding YybH family protein, protein MPQDFSDASDDFDASDDEAQIRALITGWAAAVHRGDLAGVIADHAQDLVMFDVPPPHHGIRGLAAYRAAWPPFFAWQAQGACFDIESLDITAGSDVAYAHALVRCATPEELAEHPGFRLRLTFGLRKERGRWLVAHEHHSFPHD, encoded by the coding sequence GTGCCCCAGGACTTCTCCGACGCCTCCGACGACTTCGACGCCTCCGACGACGAGGCGCAGATCCGCGCCCTCATCACCGGATGGGCCGCGGCCGTCCACCGCGGCGACCTCGCCGGCGTGATCGCCGATCACGCCCAGGACCTCGTGATGTTCGACGTGCCGCCGCCCCACCACGGCATCCGGGGTCTCGCCGCCTACCGCGCGGCCTGGCCGCCCTTCTTCGCGTGGCAGGCCCAGGGGGCCTGCTTCGACATCGAGTCCCTCGACATCACCGCCGGCTCCGACGTCGCCTACGCCCACGCGCTGGTGCGCTGCGCCACCCCCGAGGAACTCGCCGAACACCCCGGTTTCCGGCTCAGACTCACCTTCGGTCTGCGCAAGGAGCGCGGTCGCTGGCTGGTGGCCCACGAGCACCACTCCTTCCCTCACGACTGA
- a CDS encoding beta-phosphoglucomutase family hydrolase translates to MTELGLPEEIKACLFDLDGVVTRTAVVHAAAWKEMFDAFLRGREGEDFRPFDDHDYDEYVDGLPRADGVRTFLASRGIELPDGNPDDPPGAETVHGLGNRKNALVLEKIRTDGVEAYDDTLTYIRAARAQGLRTAIVSSSANCRDVLRAIDAEDLFDVRVDGVVAVERHLPGKPHPDTFPPAARDLGLDAPRSAVFEDALAGMDAGRAGGFGYVVGLDRVGQADALYEHGADIVVKGLAELGGPA, encoded by the coding sequence ATGACGGAGCTCGGTCTGCCAGAAGAGATCAAGGCCTGCCTGTTCGACCTCGACGGGGTCGTCACCAGGACGGCCGTCGTGCACGCGGCTGCCTGGAAGGAGATGTTCGACGCGTTCCTGCGTGGACGCGAAGGCGAAGACTTCCGGCCTTTCGACGACCACGACTACGACGAGTACGTCGACGGTCTGCCGCGGGCCGACGGCGTGCGCACCTTTCTCGCCTCCCGCGGCATCGAACTGCCGGACGGGAATCCGGACGATCCGCCGGGCGCGGAGACGGTCCACGGCCTCGGCAACCGCAAGAACGCCCTCGTCCTGGAGAAGATCCGCACGGACGGCGTCGAGGCCTACGACGACACCCTGACCTACATCCGCGCGGCCCGCGCACAGGGTCTGCGCACCGCGATCGTCTCCTCCAGCGCCAACTGCCGTGACGTACTGCGCGCGATCGACGCCGAGGACCTCTTCGACGTACGCGTCGACGGCGTGGTCGCGGTCGAGCGGCACCTGCCCGGCAAGCCGCACCCCGACACCTTCCCCCCCGCCGCCCGCGACCTGGGCCTGGACGCACCCCGGTCCGCGGTCTTCGAGGACGCCCTCGCCGGCATGGACGCGGGCCGCGCGGGCGGCTTCGGATACGTCGTCGGCCTCGACCGCGTCGGACAGGCCGACGCCCTCTACGAGCACGGCGCCGACATCGTCGTGAAGGGCCTCGCCGAACTGGGAGGCCCCGCGTGA
- a CDS encoding ANTAR domain-containing protein — MLVAEQAARRGARVGVVDVCTAAVAALPVGGAGVSAMSRTAPSHPLCSTDSVSEQLEELQLTLGEGPCVDAFLHGSAVLAPDLLARDLRDRWMVFAEAALEAGARAVFALPLQMGAISPGVLDLYARVPVRLNAEELADALAFADLATLVLLDARIDETGGPRDGPVEDLGAYRAEIDQASGMITVQLGVGIEDALVRLRSHAYAQGRRLGDVAADVVARRLRFPPDAEPDRAGEDP, encoded by the coding sequence ATGCTGGTGGCGGAGCAGGCGGCCCGACGCGGTGCCCGAGTCGGTGTGGTGGATGTGTGCACCGCGGCCGTGGCCGCGCTGCCGGTCGGCGGGGCCGGGGTGTCGGCGATGTCCAGGACCGCGCCGAGCCATCCGCTGTGCAGCACCGACAGCGTCAGCGAGCAACTGGAAGAGCTCCAGCTCACGCTGGGCGAGGGGCCCTGCGTGGACGCCTTCCTGCACGGCTCGGCCGTGCTGGCACCCGATCTGCTCGCCCGTGACCTGCGGGACCGCTGGATGGTGTTCGCCGAGGCGGCCCTGGAAGCCGGGGCCCGCGCGGTGTTCGCGCTCCCTCTGCAGATGGGGGCGATCAGCCCGGGAGTCCTGGACCTGTACGCCCGCGTTCCGGTCCGGTTGAACGCGGAGGAACTGGCGGACGCGCTGGCGTTCGCCGATCTCGCGACGCTGGTGCTGCTCGATGCGCGCATCGACGAGACGGGCGGGCCGCGTGATGGCCCCGTCGAGGACCTGGGTGCGTACCGGGCGGAGATCGACCAGGCCAGCGGGATGATCACGGTCCAGCTCGGCGTCGGCATCGAAGATGCATTGGTCCGGCTCCGCTCCCACGCCTACGCGCAGGGACGCCGACTGGGCGACGTGGCCGCGGACGTGGTGGCCCGTCGCCTTCGTTTCCCCCCGGACGCGGAGCCGGACCGGGCCGGGGAGGACCCCTGA
- a CDS encoding ANTAR domain-containing protein encodes MQRTTVLQEDWWNLRAEATWGNASAGQDLVALRAENDQLRRALAGRAVIDQARGMVMVLTPCSRGAARNLLVDISRQCDTKLPEVAAALVAAWEGKSLPEQMQRALRRTVRRFHVEGQGRDSRQPGKSSR; translated from the coding sequence ATGCAACGCACAACCGTGCTCCAAGAGGACTGGTGGAACCTGCGGGCCGAGGCCACGTGGGGGAACGCATCGGCGGGGCAGGACCTCGTCGCACTGCGCGCCGAGAACGATCAGCTGCGGCGGGCGCTGGCCGGCCGTGCGGTCATCGACCAGGCTCGCGGCATGGTGATGGTCCTGACCCCCTGCAGCCGCGGAGCTGCCAGGAACCTGCTGGTCGACATCTCGCGGCAGTGCGACACCAAACTTCCGGAGGTGGCCGCGGCCCTGGTCGCCGCCTGGGAGGGCAAGTCGCTCCCGGAGCAGATGCAGCGGGCGCTACGTCGTACGGTGCGGCGATTTCATGTGGAAGGCCAGGGGCGCGACTCACGACAACCAGGCAAGTCGTCCAGGTAG
- a CDS encoding Asp23/Gls24 family envelope stress response protein: MTEPNGSTLPTPGPGEPRTSLGTTPHAARPRLQEPPETRGRTTIADGVVEKIAGIAARDVPGIHALGGGFVRTMGAMRDRVPSGHTSAGRGVKVEVGEKQTAIDLQVVVEYGVSITDLAAEVRENVIAAVERMTGLEVVEVNIAVNDVHLPDEDAQEIREDRLR, from the coding sequence ATGACGGAACCGAACGGTTCGACCCTGCCCACACCCGGCCCGGGAGAACCCCGCACCAGTCTGGGCACGACACCGCACGCCGCACGCCCCCGGCTCCAGGAACCACCGGAGACCCGCGGCCGTACGACCATCGCCGACGGGGTGGTGGAGAAGATCGCCGGCATCGCCGCACGGGACGTCCCCGGAATCCACGCGCTGGGCGGCGGGTTCGTCCGCACCATGGGCGCGATGCGCGACCGGGTCCCGAGCGGGCATACGAGCGCGGGGCGTGGCGTCAAGGTCGAGGTCGGCGAGAAGCAGACTGCCATCGACCTCCAGGTCGTCGTCGAATACGGGGTGAGCATCACCGACCTCGCCGCGGAGGTCCGTGAGAACGTGATCGCAGCGGTGGAACGGATGACGGGTCTGGAAGTCGTCGAGGTGAACATCGCGGTCAACGACGTGCACCTGCCGGACGAAGACGCGCAGGAGATCCGCGAGGACCGGCTGCGGTAG
- a CDS encoding glycoside hydrolase family 65 protein, producing MITHRSYTVEPWAVRETSLNLDVLAQSESVFALSNGHVGWRGNLDEGEPHGLPGSYLNGVHELHPLPYAEAGYGYPESGQTVIDVTNGKIVRLLVDDEPFDLRYGRLVGHERTLDLRRGVLERSCEWISPAGSRIRVRSTRLVSLTQRAIAAVAYEVEPVDSRTRVVIQSELVSNESLPGANGDPRAAKALKSPLEHEEGFADGTRLRLVHRTRHSGLRVAVAADHVVEGPERTTTSSEETVDLARLTVTSVLEPGQRLRLEKLVAHGWSGARSRPAMSDQVDAALAAAAHSGWDGLLDEQRGYLDDFWARADVEVDGDEEIQQAVRFALFHVLQAGARAEQRAIPAKGLTGSGYDGHAFWDTETFVLPLLTYTEPGAVSEALRWRQNTLPAARDRAVQLGLNGAAFPWRTIEGSEGSAYWPAGTAAFHVNAAVADAVVRYTEATGDTDFERDTGVELLVETARLWRSLGHHDHHGVFHIDGVTGPDEYSAVADDNTYTNLMARANLLAAADACARHPEQAAALGVDDEESAAWRDAAEAVHIPYNDELGVHEQHAGFTRYQQWDFDSTRADQYPLMLHFPYFDIYRKQVVKQADLVLAMYLCSGWFEEFHDEEQIARNFAYYEPLTVRDSSLSACVQAVVAARAGHLSLAYAYTAEAALMDLADLENNTRDGLHIASLAGTWTALVAGFGGLRRDGDSLRFAPRLPERFSRLAFNLQLLGRCLRVEIGPDKATYTLMSGAPLAIRHHGAALTVNGDGPVVRPVPPPQDRPAPSQPAHRSPHAR from the coding sequence GTGATCACCCACCGCTCCTACACCGTCGAGCCCTGGGCCGTCCGCGAGACCTCCCTCAACCTCGACGTCCTGGCCCAGAGCGAGTCGGTGTTCGCCCTGTCCAACGGCCATGTCGGCTGGCGCGGCAACCTCGACGAGGGCGAACCGCACGGCCTGCCCGGCTCCTACCTCAACGGCGTCCACGAACTGCACCCGCTGCCGTACGCAGAGGCCGGCTACGGCTATCCGGAGTCGGGCCAGACGGTCATCGACGTCACCAACGGCAAGATCGTGCGGCTCCTCGTCGACGACGAGCCCTTCGACCTGCGCTACGGCCGTCTCGTCGGCCACGAACGCACCCTCGACCTGCGCCGCGGCGTCCTTGAGCGGTCCTGCGAGTGGATCTCACCGGCGGGATCACGGATACGGGTGCGCTCGACCCGGCTCGTCTCGCTCACCCAGCGGGCGATCGCCGCCGTGGCCTACGAGGTGGAGCCCGTCGACAGCCGCACCCGCGTGGTGATCCAGTCCGAACTCGTCAGCAACGAGAGTCTGCCCGGGGCGAACGGCGACCCACGTGCCGCCAAGGCCCTGAAGTCGCCGCTGGAACACGAGGAGGGCTTCGCCGACGGCACCCGTCTGCGGCTGGTGCACCGCACCCGGCACAGCGGACTGAGGGTCGCCGTGGCCGCCGACCACGTCGTCGAAGGACCCGAACGCACCACCACGAGCAGCGAGGAGACGGTGGACCTGGCCCGGCTGACCGTCACCTCCGTCCTGGAGCCGGGACAGCGGCTGCGGTTGGAGAAGCTCGTCGCCCACGGCTGGTCCGGGGCCCGCTCCCGACCCGCGATGAGCGACCAGGTCGACGCGGCCCTGGCGGCCGCGGCCCACAGCGGCTGGGACGGACTCCTGGACGAACAGCGCGGCTACCTCGACGACTTCTGGGCCCGCGCCGACGTCGAGGTCGACGGTGACGAGGAGATCCAGCAGGCCGTCCGCTTCGCCCTCTTCCATGTGCTCCAGGCAGGCGCCCGCGCGGAGCAACGGGCCATTCCCGCCAAGGGACTGACCGGGTCGGGCTACGACGGGCACGCCTTCTGGGACACCGAGACCTTCGTGCTGCCCCTGCTCACCTACACCGAGCCCGGCGCCGTCTCCGAAGCACTGCGCTGGCGGCAGAACACCCTGCCCGCCGCCCGCGACCGGGCCGTCCAACTCGGCCTGAACGGCGCCGCGTTCCCCTGGCGGACCATCGAGGGCTCGGAGGGATCGGCCTACTGGCCCGCGGGTACCGCCGCCTTCCACGTCAACGCCGCCGTCGCGGACGCCGTGGTGCGCTACACCGAGGCCACCGGGGACACGGACTTCGAGCGCGACACCGGCGTCGAACTCCTCGTGGAGACGGCCCGGCTGTGGCGCTCACTCGGTCACCACGACCACCACGGCGTCTTCCACATCGACGGCGTCACGGGCCCCGACGAGTACAGCGCGGTCGCCGACGACAACACGTACACCAACCTCATGGCCCGCGCGAACCTCCTCGCGGCGGCCGACGCCTGCGCCCGCCATCCGGAACAGGCCGCCGCACTTGGCGTGGACGACGAGGAGAGCGCCGCCTGGCGGGACGCGGCCGAGGCCGTGCACATCCCCTACAACGACGAACTGGGCGTGCACGAACAGCACGCGGGCTTCACCCGGTACCAGCAGTGGGACTTCGACAGCACCCGCGCCGACCAGTACCCGCTGATGCTGCACTTCCCCTACTTCGACATCTACCGCAAACAGGTCGTCAAGCAGGCGGACCTGGTGCTGGCGATGTACCTGTGCAGCGGCTGGTTCGAGGAGTTCCACGACGAGGAGCAGATCGCCCGCAACTTCGCCTACTACGAGCCCCTGACCGTACGGGACTCCTCCCTGTCGGCCTGCGTCCAGGCGGTCGTCGCCGCCCGCGCCGGACACCTGTCCCTCGCGTACGCCTACACGGCCGAGGCGGCGCTGATGGATCTCGCCGACCTGGAGAACAACACCCGCGACGGACTCCACATCGCCTCCCTCGCCGGCACCTGGACGGCCCTCGTCGCCGGATTCGGCGGTCTGCGCCGGGACGGCGACTCCCTCCGCTTCGCGCCCCGGCTGCCCGAACGGTTCAGCCGCCTCGCCTTCAACCTCCAGCTCCTCGGGCGCTGTCTGCGGGTGGAGATCGGCCCGGACAAGGCGACGTACACCCTGATGTCGGGCGCTCCCCTGGCGATCCGCCACCACGGCGCCGCCCTGACCGTCAACGGCGACGGCCCGGTCGTCCGTCCCGTCCCGCCACCGCAGGACCGCCCGGCCCCGAGCCAGCCGGCGCATCGCAGCCCCCACGCCCGCTGA
- a CDS encoding HoxN/HupN/NixA family nickel/cobalt transporter produces the protein MTAAPDSAPSLLPAAGPARGSVWHRVRGSMTRQEWVRAGGMAGVVVALHVIGWFTLVAIVAPHHYSVGEKSFGVGIGVTAYTLGMRHAFDADHIAAIDNTTRKLMGEGQRPLSVGFWFSLGHSSVVFVLALLLSLGVKALAGPVRDDDSRLHDTTALIGTTVSGVFLYLIAAVNLVVLVGIWKVFRRMRSGRYDEAALEEQLNNRGFMNRLLGRVMKSITKPWQMYPLGLLFGLGFDTATEIALLVLAGSGAASGLPWYAILTLPVLFAAGMSLLDTIDGSFMNFAYGWAFSKPVRKVYYNLTVTGLSVAVALLIGTVELLGLLADKLGLHGPFWDWISGLDLNLLGFVIVGLFFATWVVALVVWKVGRIEEKWTAPLAGSGPAADPADGAGLVGPHHRHLDTLRPAP, from the coding sequence ATGACGGCCGCCCCTGACTCCGCTCCGTCCCTCCTCCCCGCCGCCGGGCCCGCGAGGGGCTCGGTATGGCACCGCGTCCGTGGCTCCATGACGCGGCAGGAGTGGGTCAGGGCGGGCGGCATGGCAGGGGTCGTGGTGGCGCTGCACGTGATCGGCTGGTTCACCCTCGTCGCGATCGTCGCCCCGCACCACTACAGCGTCGGCGAGAAGTCCTTCGGCGTCGGCATCGGCGTGACCGCCTACACGCTCGGGATGCGGCACGCCTTCGACGCCGACCACATCGCGGCGATCGACAACACCACCCGCAAGCTGATGGGGGAGGGGCAGCGGCCACTGTCGGTCGGCTTCTGGTTCTCGCTCGGCCACTCCAGCGTCGTCTTCGTCCTGGCGCTGCTGCTCTCGCTCGGTGTGAAGGCCCTCGCGGGACCCGTGCGCGACGACGACTCCCGCCTCCACGACACGACCGCGCTGATCGGTACGACCGTCTCGGGCGTGTTCCTCTATCTGATCGCGGCGGTCAACCTGGTCGTCCTGGTGGGCATCTGGAAGGTGTTCCGGCGGATGCGCTCCGGCCGCTACGACGAGGCCGCGCTGGAGGAGCAGCTGAACAACCGCGGCTTCATGAACCGCCTGCTCGGCCGCGTCATGAAGTCGATCACCAAGCCCTGGCAGATGTACCCCCTGGGCCTCCTGTTCGGCCTGGGCTTCGACACGGCGACGGAGATCGCCCTGCTGGTCCTGGCCGGGTCGGGCGCGGCCTCCGGACTGCCCTGGTACGCGATCCTCACCCTGCCGGTCCTCTTCGCCGCCGGCATGTCCCTCCTCGACACGATCGACGGCTCCTTCATGAACTTCGCCTACGGCTGGGCGTTTTCGAAGCCGGTCCGCAAGGTCTACTACAACCTCACGGTCACCGGCCTGTCCGTCGCGGTGGCCCTCCTCATCGGCACGGTCGAGCTCCTGGGCCTGCTTGCCGACAAACTCGGCCTGCACGGCCCTTTCTGGGACTGGATCAGCGGCCTCGACCTCAACCTCCTGGGCTTCGTCATCGTGGGGTTGTTCTTCGCCACGTGGGTCGTCGCGCTGGTGGTGTGGAAGGTCGGCCGGATCGAGGAGAAGTGGACGGCGCCATTGGCGGGGAGCGGGCCGGCGGCTGACCCTGCCGATGGTGCGGGCCTCGTCGGTCCGCACCATCGGCACCTGGACACGCTCAGGCCCGCACCCTGA
- a CDS encoding STAS domain-containing protein: MPLPQLTVYRHNRRTRTLITLVGEIDLESAPLVRASLEWCLRDGIRTIDVDLALVTFCDCSGLNTFLHAAQQTTAAGGTLRLHHPPPMLTRIVRLADCGFLLLGSQFAPRQPSVGDTPAGPLPAPSRRSVSPAPVLSGDVR, encoded by the coding sequence ATGCCCCTGCCGCAGCTCACCGTCTACCGCCATAACCGAAGGACACGGACGCTGATCACCCTGGTCGGTGAGATCGACCTGGAATCGGCGCCCCTGGTGCGCGCGTCCCTGGAGTGGTGCCTGCGCGACGGCATCCGCACCATCGACGTCGACCTCGCCCTCGTCACCTTCTGCGACTGCAGCGGACTCAACACGTTCCTCCACGCTGCGCAGCAGACCACCGCTGCGGGCGGGACCCTGCGACTGCACCACCCGCCGCCGATGCTCACGCGTATCGTCCGCCTCGCCGACTGCGGGTTCCTGCTCCTCGGTTCTCAGTTCGCCCCCCGGCAACCTTCTGTCGGCGACACCCCGGCCGGGCCCCTTCCAGCCCCATCGCGCCGGTCTGTCTCCCCTGCGCCTGTCCTCTCCGGTGATGTCCGATGA